The nucleotide window CTGGTTAATACATTAATTTCAAACTTTTGAGAGGCAGTACAGTGTTGCAGTTAAAAGCATAAGCTTTTGAGTCAGATGACTGGGTTTAAATTCCAActccacttattagctgtgtgatcttgaaggAGCCTACTTATCCTCTGTGCCACAATTTCCTCTTTACAACCTATGCAAATAGGTTGTTGTGAAAACTAAATGGGACAATATGTGTAAATGGTTAATAATGCTTGGCACAGttagtgcttgataaatgttagctTCATCATGGCATTATTTGAACCTAGGAGCCACAGTTACTGTCTTAGATCCTTACGAGAGGCCCTTAGAATAGGCCAGATAAAACAGGGCCACCCTTACATTCATAGATGGATAAGAAcaattatataaaatagttttaaaatgtagtttattAATAGAATGTGagaatatggaaataaaattttaaaatataaggactTCATGAAATTGAATTGAGGtgctaaaatgtaaatttatttctttataatgtcAAAGTAAGATGGAATAgtatataatatttcaaatttattacTGTGAACcatagtaagaaataaatttaacatcaTGACCCAGTACAAGCAAATGTATATCCTtagtatatgttatatattctcatttttatattttccactctatttttcttttgttttttaaagctggTTTCTTCTCATCAAATTACTTCCTAACCTACTGCTGCATTGTGACCTCCAGTCTGAAAAGCATCAAAGTAGTGCTTATAAGATAGAGTATGAACTTCTTGGAACCTAAGAGATTAAGTGTTTAAATCTTGACTCTTCCTCTTACTAAGCTATCTTGCATGTGTCACTTAAACCTATCTTGGCTTCAGcttccttgttttaaaaataaaataaatgtagataGAAACACCTAACTATAGGGTTGCTCTAAAGATTAGAGTTAAAGTATGTTAAACTCCTAGCACAGTGACAAGACCAATATTCACGAGTGTTTATTGTGgctgtattttaatatattttaaatatattaatataatacactTAAATATATTTAGGTGCCTACtctcagtttttttatttttttttttctcagtttatttctgatacgttctctaataagGCCTTCATATACACTAAAACAATGTCTCTATTATTTCTTTCCCAGTAGGGatagaaaagcctaaaatataaaGATGATATTTTAGTTCTGTGTTTCTACTATAAGTTTCTTATCTAACACACAAAATCCTGTTACTctgataattatttcaaaattgacaagaaaattctgaaaatttcaAAGTTACTACAGAATAAGTCATATTATTACCAAAGTCTATGGGCACACAGAGTATAGTAAGTATCCTTCCACTATAAAGCTGCATATAGAAGGCTTATTAAGACTTTTTAGTAAACCATttataaagcataaaataaaatctctctaCTGTCATCAATTGGCAGACATCCCAAAGTGTTTCGTCAATGTGGAAAATACAATTGCCATACATTTTGAAAACTATGCAACAATAAGGAAAAATTACTTAACTAGATTTGCTCCAACTAACCTTTATTTTTCCATCAGTATGTGCTGAAGCTACAGATGTTGAAACACGAACCAATCTTGTGGCTGATAAATGAATTTTGAAATGTCTATGGAAATGTGAATACAGGCAGTCCATGAATAAGTCAACTTCCTCCTGGGTAACTTCCCCAGGTGTTTTGTGAACACTGTCCCACAAAGCTTTTGCATCTTCTGGATGTATGGCATAAGAAATATCCAGACTTTGAGGGCTACAGGGTACAGACCAAAGAAATTCAGTAGTAGCCATATAATGGTCCATTTTGCATGCAGTCCACATAGCAGCCATCCAAGAAAGATTAAACGCATTGATTGCTAAGGGACGGAAATAACAGTCAAAAGTTTTCTGAAACCAGGTTCCAATTATGGCTGTATTAGTCTCTGCACCATTTGCAAGGAATAAGGGTAGACAGGTGAAATCTTCTGAAACAGTCTCCAGAAGACTGTCTCCAAATATACAACAGAACCAACCAGTCCACAACACTTTACCTTCTCTGTGCTCAGATGGCAATTGAGATTTTGACAGAATCTATGAAGAAAAATCAAACGGGTTCATTAAATTCGAAAGTACATCTACTCCTAAAGTGCATCTTCTCAGCATTAattagtacatttaaaaataagaagatatGTAGTATTACCTGCCAAAAACCACAGAGGTAATAGTCTCCCTGATCATTATTAGGGTGTATCAAGTTAACTGACCTTTCTCCTAATACTCTTTATTAGGACAGACATGGTATATGGCAAGACCTTGGTGCAACCAAAATGCAAAAAGGGGTGCCAATATGGTATAACCAGGTACAgtaccctgaaaaaaaaaagtctcaaaatcTCAACTTTAACttcgtcttccaatgcagggggtgcaggtttgatccctggtcagggagctaagatcccacatgcctcctggccaaaaaacccaaaacataaaacaaattcaacaaagactttaaaaaactggaaaacaaaaatctcaactttagaaggggacttccctggtggcgcagtggttaagaatctgcctgccaatgcagggaacatgggttcgagcgctgatccgggaagatcccacatgctatggaacaactaagcccatgcaccaaaactactgagcctgcactctagagcccacaagccacaactactgaagcccgtgcgcctagagccagagctctgcaacaagagaagccactgcaatgcgaagcctgtgcaccgcaacgaagggtagcccccgctcaccaaaactagagaaagcccacgtgcagcaacaaagacccaacacagccaaaaataaataaataattttttaaaaaaaactttagaagGGACTGTAAAAGGTCACCGAATCCAATGTGCTTGAATTATTCCACTGAGGAAGACGTCACTATTTCCTAAGGGAGCTCTGTCTATCCACTT belongs to Pseudorca crassidens isolate mPseCra1 chromosome 2, mPseCra1.hap1, whole genome shotgun sequence and includes:
- the CENPL gene encoding centromere protein L, translating into MDSYDAPESTPRQCASSRLKDYFIGATPLQKRLESVRKQTSFIPTPPRRKIPQCSQLQEDVDPQKFAFLLHKQWTLYSLTPLYKFSYTNFKEYSKLLNAFIAAEKQKGLAVEVGDDFNIKVIFSTLLGMKGTQRDPEAFLVQILSKSQLPSEHREGKVLWTGWFCCIFGDSLLETVSEDFTCLPLFLANGAETNTAIIGTWFQKTFDCYFRPLAINAFNLSWMAAMWTACKMDHYMATTEFLWSVPCSPQSLDISYAIHPEDAKALWDSVHKTPGEVTQEEVDLFMDCLYSHFHRHFKIHLSATRLVRVSTSVASAHTDGKIKILCHKYLIGVLAYLTELAIFQIE